CTCCtacaaattctcatccaaattatttatataaatgacaggcAAAAATGGATCCAGGACCAGCGAAGCAATCGTACAGTTCAATGCTACTTTCACAAGCGGTAGCTCACGGTTTAATTGATGGATAAGTACTTAGGTCATATAATGCCAACTCTAGCATCCGACAGCAAAAGCAGACCGATTACCATGACACGTATTTCCATATTTGTGTAATTATACAGCTTTCATACTTTGTTTAAGTATTACATCATTAAAAAGTCGCTGAACGTTCCTGCTAACTTCAGGGTTTATAATGTGTAACTTTCCAACGTTCAGACTAAATTTTCGATGGGAGTAGAGTGGACCCTGTCGAAGTGAGGTGAGTGTTTCGGGAGGATGGGGGAACTGCATGTACTGAAACAAAAGCCTGCATTAGCTGGCAAAAAAAATGTTATTTCTTAGAACGGGATGGTGATTGGGGGCTGTGCTACTGTCAGCATCGATATATACCCGGGCGTTTTATGCTTTCGCGAATTGCAATCGCAATTTCTAGCAATGCAGtaactgctgccctccctcctGACATTGAGGAGTTGCCAAAAAGGCGGAATGTCTGGGAGCGGAATGAATCATTTCTGCTACAGGCCAGCCAATGGGGAGAGGAGAGAGCCAGCGACAGACTAATGAGAACTGCGCAGCGTGACCATCCAGACTGACGTGGAAAAACGCGTAAAATTGATCTGGACTAACTACAGCCTCTAGGATATACAAATTTGCCCTAATCGGGTGAAGATCACCTTGTGCCTAGCTTGCAGCCCCGTCTGAATATTGTTCCCTTCCCACTCGACTGCTCCAGTGACGGAaaagcattgtgtgtgtgtgtgttttgtatgtgtttgtgtctatccgtctgtgtgtgtgtgtgtgtgagagagagagagagcacggctACAGCCTCTTAGCTCAACTCCATTTCCCAGGTCAGACGATACCaagaaaaggggaaaaaaagcTATCAGCCATTGCAAAAGGAGGAttgttattttctctctctctctctctctctctgtcacccctccttcccctccccctgcaAACTCAAAAAAGAAAGATTGCGGAATACTTCTCGCTTCGTTGGGCGATGGGTAAGCAGCGAACTCGTATTCGCATGGTTCAGTGGCGTGAGTTTGATAACAGAGCAGGGAACTTGCTCTGTACACGCGAAGGATCAGAACTGGGGCGAGAGAATTCTCGCCGCTGAGTGATTAGACTTCGAGGGACGTTTTTACAATTGGGAAGTGGGGGGAAAGGGCAAAACTGGCCCGATTGTTTGATTACAAAGGTTGCGGTATTGGCAAATattgaaggggggaggggggagagctgAGATTAATGGCAACAGTCTGAATTACAAACGGATAGGACCTGTTTCCGAGAAATAAAGTAGTCTCTGTGTTTTGCAGCGTTATAAATGTTCATGGTATGGGAAGAGGGGAAATCTAACATAATTGGAGGGGTGTTGATAATATGGAAATACTAGAGCCCAAAATGCACCACTTTATTGTTAATTATAAGCCCCCACCCGCGTGTACTTGCGTCGCAAGCTGGAGTTTTTCATTTCCCTCAAAACTTGCCGGAGGAGCTCTCTGCCGCAGGCCGTTTAGTTAAATATTACTTTGTTCTCTCTTCCCGTTCCTACCTTCCTGCCCCCGCAGATCAGACGTACGGAGAGGTCAACCAGCTGGGGGGCGTCTTCGTGAACGGGAGACCCCTGCCCAACGCCATCCGCCTGCGGATAGTGGAACTGGCTCAGTTGGGCATTCGGCCGTGTGATATCAGCCGCCAGCTGCGGGTCTCCCACGGCTGCGTGAGCAAGATCTTGGCCCGGTACAACGAGACGGGCTCCATCCTGCCGGGAGCTATAGGAGGCAGCAAGCCCAGGGTCACCACCCCGACCGTGGTGAAGTACATCAGGGAATACAAGCAGGGGGACCCGGGCATCTTCGCCTGGGAGATCCGGGACCGGCTGCTGGCGGACGCGGTCTGTGACAAGTACAACGTGCCCTCGGTCAGTTCCATCAGCAGGATCCTTCGCAACAAGATCGGCAACCTGTCCTCAACCTCCGGTCACTACGAAGCCCACAAGCAACTGACCCCCCAGGCCGCTCTGCCTTACAACCCTCTCTATCAGTACTCCTACCCCGGGCACATGTCCCCGGCCGCTACCAAGGTGGGCAGCTCCGCCGGCGTCCCGGTGCCCGGCCACGTTGGCATCCACAGGACCTGGCCGTCCGCTCACTCCGTCACCAACATCCTCGGGCTCAGAAGCATCGTCGAGCAGACAGGTGAGTGCTGCTTCCAACACCCCTCTCTTGGTTTTCCAACGGCCTGAAACGGGGCAGAAGCAAGGAAAGATTGGGGCCGCGTTGTGTTTAAAAAATTAcaaatggacacacacacacatacacacacaaaacataAACATTTTGATAGCATATCCGGGATTGATTTGTGATCCTGCTTCTCTTTAGTCAAGCGAAAATGCGCCTATCACCAATAAACCTACAATTGTAATAAAAAGCAGCGAATGACAGATCTATGATTACAGCAGATATTTGCCAAAACACATTAATGGATGTAATATGCATGGATCTTGTCATCACTGGACGACTGGCCAAGAGGAACAGGTCACAGCACAGCATCTAATATTTGTTCTCAGTCAATCCATCCTCTAGGCCTCTCCTGTAACCTGTCAATAGCTTAAAATTAAATTGAGCCACTTCTCCGAGTATAATAATGGGTGACATTCCTCCGACTAACATTAAACAACAAAGCtttccccctctgtttcctcATCTGTCCCTCTCTGCGTAGGAAGCGCCCTTGCGGCCTACACTTCCCACTTTATCTGAACCCCGTGTCCCTTCCTTCTTGCAGGCTTTTCACAAACAAAAACAAGAACCAATTTTTTTTATAACTGAAGTTTAAACTCAATGCAATCCGTTgttagtgtttttttttctctcccgtGGAAGACGAGAAAAAGTGCATTAAAATAAAAAGTCTAGAAGCAACGTTGAATGTTGATAGATTGCGGAACTCGCCCGAGACAATAC
This is a stretch of genomic DNA from Chiloscyllium punctatum isolate Juve2018m chromosome 11, sChiPun1.3, whole genome shotgun sequence. It encodes these proteins:
- the LOC140483279 gene encoding paired box protein Pax-1-like isoform X2 — its product is MDQTYGEVNQLGGVFVNGRPLPNAIRLRIVELAQLGIRPCDISRQLRVSHGCVSKILARYNETGSILPGAIGGSKPRVTTPTVVKYIREYKQGDPGIFAWEIRDRLLADAVCDKYNVPSVSSISRILRNKIGNLSSTSGHYEAHKQLTPQAALPYNPLYQYSYPGHMSPAATKVGSSAGVPVPGHVGIHRTWPSAHSVTNILGLRSIVEQTAVHGGTETSVYQTKMEDWNNVNRAAFSSTQSVNGIEKQAIDPDLKYPQPPSGLPAVSSFVPACAVGPYPSSNQVPGYGVYSGPGAGYMSGHHWQSQSSGLSQSAGPGITVHGGDIHAPMPFKHLSAREGGCRNRNVVQE
- the LOC140483279 gene encoding paired box protein Pax-1-like isoform X1, with protein sequence MDQTYGEVNQLGGVFVNGRPLPNAIRLRIVELAQLGIRPCDISRQLRVSHGCVSKILARYNETGSILPGAIGGSKPRVTTPTVVKYIREYKQGDPGIFAWEIRDRLLADAVCDKYNVPSVSSISRILRNKIGNLSSTSGHYEAHKQLTPQAALPYNPLYQYSYPGHMSPAATKVGSSAGVPVPGHVGIHRTWPSAHSVTNILGLRSIVEQTAVHGGTETSVYQTKMEDWNNVNRAAFSSTQSVNGIEKQAIDPDLKYPQPPSGLPAVSSFVPACAVGPYPSSNQVPGYGVYSGPGAGYMSGHHWQSQSSGLSQSAGPGITVHGGDIHAPMPFKHLSAREASERKPASPVNKPPETLSSAHGLSIPASST